The nucleotide window CCCTTCATCCACAACATCCCCGGCCCTCCGATAAACTAGAGCTCATGGATGAGCTCATCCGCCACCGTACCAATCTCACCACCCATCAAAATGTTCAAGATCCTGACCAGCAGCTTGAGATTAAACTATGATTTGTTATATCAAATCACTTATATGTTGGCTCAAACCAATGGTCCAAACCATTGGCTACCAACCCCAAACCATGGCTTCTCTAAATCATTTGTTGGTTTCTTAAACCATAGCTTCCAATGCTATGTGCACCCATCAACAATGGTGGTTTTGGTTGGCCTATAAATATGTGAGGTTCTCATTCTATCCTCATGCAACCAAGTGAGAGTGAGgaaattagaaagaaaaaatgagagtgagaagtgtgagaaaatattttgagaattagtctattctcctagtataagagaggcGGTAACTgtttttctccttattattagaTAGAGTTTGaaattttcccacttagtaaatttcttctatctttgcccgtggtttttaccctaattatctAGGGTTTTTCACCTAatatctttatgtattttatttttcagtattattttatttattttgttgtgataCTGCTATATATTCGGTCATATATTTTACAACattatattcaataaaaacttctattgttgttattattattatttaaacaaaggTAACATGCACCACCCCATTATAAATTGTCAAAAAATAGACATGTAAAATGGCTTAATGatcatctaaaaatttattaatccgATTGTCGAGAGAATTTTCTAAAACTACACTAACCTAATTATAGATACCCATGTGATGCAAcactaaataaaaatgatacatTATTTGGACTTATTTCAAcagtattataaataatatttaaatccaaaaataatgataaatgaaCAATACTACAACGACACATTACACTCATGCTATAGTAATTTAGTACAGTGCTTTACCTATCACTTTATTGTCACAATGACACTCTATCAGCCGCTTGTCTCTGTTActattgaaaattaaataaaaaaaagactaaaTTTTTTCCCAAATCAAACTTAAGAtcttttgcttaaaaaaaaaaaaagacaatgagATCTTTTCTCCGCCAAGAAGCCCAGgaccacaaaaacaaaaaaatattgtgaaatTGTGGAATTGGGTAGAGTAATGTCACAACAAAAGCacttgaaaaataataacaataaagatGAACATAAGATGTACGTgaaaaacttcaaaataaattaggataaaaaaatcacaggcaaattagaaaaatttcaCTATAGTGGAAAATATGAGTTACAGGTTTTCTATtaacaagaaaaacatcaaCTTATTCTCTTCTGTAATAGAAAAAACACAAACCTTCTAATTTTTTCTTCCAATTATTTTCTCTCAATTTTTCTCTCACCCTCACACTTCCTTTCTGAAATGGTACACGGGGAGATGCATTTTGCATTTCTATTCATATGAGAAGGAGGGAAAGGATTAGTTTCACCTAATCCAAGGATTAGGTGAGAAATAAGGAAGCATGAGAGATTAGGTGAGTTTTGTTTTTCACCATGTGCAGCCGCACAtgatattttaacaaaaaaaagaacacatgaGAAAAAAGAACTCAGGGCTGAAAACAAATCGGAGAGATTTCTACGTCAGTTATTGAAGAAACGCGTACGTCAATGCTGCTTTGAAAACAACATAGAAAATGACTCTGTATCTatccatttatatattttatatatatatatatatatattatattatagagTCCGACGTTGTCAACCCTTATAGTAACAAGAGAACACATTCAAACATATATGGCCGAGTTAAAATTTCCAGTAGTGATCGGAGAAGCAGAGCTCATCTTGCCGGAGTCTCCAACTCCGGCAGAATTCAAATACTTATCAAACCTTGACATCCAAACCGGTATCCTTGGCCATATCCCCTTCATTCATTACTATATTTCACAGCACACCGGTGAACAACGTGACCCAGTGACCGTCCTCCGGCGAGCTTTGTCTAAAACCTTGGTGCATTACTACCCTCTAGCCGGCCGGCTGAGGCCTGGTCATGAGAAAGGTAAGCTCTTAATGGACTGTTGTGCTGAAGGTGTTGTTTTCCGAGCTGCCGACGCTGATGTCACGTTGGAACAACTCAAGACCGTCTCCGTATCTCAGCAAGTtccttgttgatgatgtttgggGTTGTCACTTCATCACAAACTCTCCACTACTACGTATGCaggtaaaaaataatattctaatttaataatacatataatgaaatttataagttaataaataataataataataataataataataatattattattattattattattattagggcgACTTTAGTGATGGTTTATGCTATGTTTAGATTGAGAGCTGGTGAGAGAAAGTAAATGGAGAGTTTTGGAGGGTTAGATTGAGCCCTTCCCTCGTTTGGATATGTATTTTTAATGGTTTAATACCCAAGTTAGTCCCTCTAAAATTCAAAATTGGCCTTTTTAGTCCCTATATTACAATTTCAGCCCTTTTAGTCctcttatttgtttgattttgtaaatattagTCCTGAGGGCAACGACTGTTAGTTCTATCGTTTTATTGTGTTGACTtggcttttttttataataaaaaaaaattaaaaattattaaaaatttattaaaaaaataaaaacttaaaaaaaaaaggttaaaatttTGTTCGGATGCGGATCCAAATTAACGGATCCTCACCCCTTACCCTCAAAATAACAAAACCCTTTCCCCCATCTCTCACCCTCAAAACAACAAATCTCTTCCCTCTTTCTCCCAAATTCCAACCTCCACCCCTGATGCCGGCAAAATCCTTGACGAGAACGAATGATTGTGCTCCATTTTCTGGCCAGCAAAATTGAATCTTCCTCAACCTTCTGCAGTCGTCAACAAACCTTTTTTCAACATCCATTGGCCATATTAAAGTCAAGATTGTTTACAATGAGTGtagttattattttgtttacattGATTGTTAATGAGTATGAATTTGTTGTTAATCATGGTTGTTACATGATATATCCAGCAAAAAAATCCATGAATTCCATTGATATTTAACTGAATACAaccaaataataacaacaaaatctgaaCATACAACTACAACCAAGCTTCATTGGATTTCAACATTGTTGTATTAAATACAACCAAAATACAACAAGTCCAGGTAAAATATAGCATAGGTGGAGAGAATAAAAGAATGAgactcatctctctctctctctctatatatatatatatatatatatatatctatatatatatatatatataggggctctctcttgctcttttttttttcatgaaaagaaCTACAAGGTAGTTGTTTATTAAACAAGAAATTGAAAAGTTAACACAagatacaaaaacaacaaacttgCTCTTGATGATTGCTTTTAATGGGATCTTCCTTCTCGTCGAGGGCTTCGTAGGCAACCagggtctctctctctctctccctctctctctctctccctctctctccctctctcttgaTGATTGCTTTTAACGGGCTCTTCCTTCTCGTCGAGGGTTTCGCCGGTAATGGAGATGGAGGATGGTGATCGGGAGAAAGAAGATACGGAAATGTTATTTTCAATGTTAAGGATGCGGATCCATTAATTTGAATCCGCACCCGTTTatgattttaactttttaataattttttaatatttttttattataaaaaaaaccaagtcaGCCAACAAAACGGTAGAACTAACTGCCGTTGGTCTCAGGActaatatttacaaaatcaaacaaataaaaggactaaaagggcTGAAATTGTAagagagggactaaaagggccgATTTTGAATTTTAGAGGGACTAACTTGGGTATTAAACCATTTTTAATTTGACGAAGGGAAGGGAAGTTAATGGTTAACTCCGACCCTCCGAAACCTTTCAAAACCCCACTTTTTCTAGCCTACTGATTGAGGGAAAAccttctaaaaattttaaaattttttaaaagaccttaataactttaattttttaaattaattacacaacgtcacttcataagttttttctttcacttttttcaatataattttattttaatcaagtattcaaataATATCTATTGTAGAtccttgtttttatgtatttttttgtttatttatttgtttatgctgtgtttttttatttctcaattcatTCTTGATAGAATTCTATTCTTAatagaattttattattatccaaattttattcgaaatacaaataaaattaaaaaaaaaattaagtgaaaaaaactaataattatctaattcaatgtgattattatgctattaattaaaatattagaataggaataaattcaaatttaatgactactatttatctttatttcaaTGAACATTCTGAGAAAGTAAGAACAGTGCTTGGATGTCCGTGGGAGAAAAGGAAGTAGTTAGTGGAAAAGTTGGTTCTCAGTTTTTCTAGCCATTAGACATCAAACATATTTATCAACGTCatagcaatattttttttaatttgataaagGAACAAGTtgtttttctctaaattttttttatttacttttgaataatacttatgttattttattttatttttatattttagtagatCTAATCAACCATGAATCCATTGTGAAGATGTAaatatcaacattttttttgtcCTTTACAAGACAATAATGTATGATATactttcaaaggaaaaaaaaatggcgGTATTTGACAAGAggcaaaattaaagtataaaaatcaaaatcaaaataataatgataattgtaataattttaatatttatcaaaaaaaatctagcgtgaatttatttgagatgtttataatgcatgtgtttaaatagaaataagtaattttttatttaaaaataaaggtataattggtaaattatactattatatgttaatttttttccctttaccTTTCAtaaccaaacaaggtttatcATAAAACTCTTCTATTATTTCCCTCCATAAAATTTGGCCATCCAAACAAGGGTTGAatctattcttttctttctcttactTCCTCTCTCATTCCCTTCCGAaacttttccttttatttttgaatccaaacactatgttaATGATAAGTTATTAAACTCATGAACATTAAACCCTCATTATTGCCAATTGAACATTTGGTGGAACCCTTAATTGGTGGGTtccactcattttttttatttttctaaatcaaaaagTAATGGGacccattttttaaaatattttttaaattcaatttttaaaatttttatttttattatcataaattaattatttttttaataatataataatttataattattgatatattttaattatttattttataatatacttttttaaaatatattatttaattattttattaataatatttaaaattttattaaataattatattatgagaAATAGTTTAATATGTATGAATTTCATTGGTTGATTGTGGGTCTCATTTTATGGTATAACTTTTATGAGAAATTGTTTAATGTGTAAGAATTTAATGGGTTAATGAGATGGTATGTACATCAAACTTTAGGATAGTTTAACTATTAAAGATGCcgttatttatataattctacaatagtaattttttttctattttataacTTTGAAAGCGTAAAAAATATTACTCATCAGTAGACCgcataaatcataaataaacaGTGTTTACTGAGTACTATTTCTACAATTTCAACAATATTGCTACATCAGCCTCTCCACTCATACTAGTTCAGGTGTCTTTTCAGTTgattactatttatttaaaaataaattttatttatttttaaataaaatgattaacaaGTAAATTTCAGGTGACAAGGCTACGTTGCGGGGGTTTTGTGCTTGCATACACAGTGAACCATTGTGTGTGTGACCCTCATGGCTTCTATCAATTCATCAGAGCAGTGTCCGAGTTCGCACGTGAACCGAACCGGTTCGGTCCGACCCAACAGGCGGTTTGGTCTCGTGAACTCCTTCGCCCTTGTAACCGTCCCAAACCTTCGTTTCCACACCTGGAATACAACATGGATCCGAACCCGAATGATCCCGCACCCGAATCCGATTTCCGTAACTTAACCCAAATCTCGATTTTCTTCACTCGATCCGAGATCTTGGCCTTGAAATCCCATATCAACGGTCCTAAAACCACGACCCATACCGCAATAATCGCGTTGCTCTGGCGGGCTCGGACCCGGGTTCTTGGTTTAAAATCCGAAACCCGCCTTTTCATACCCATTGATACACGTGGACGCCACCAGCCACTCCTTCCCGTAGGCTACTACGGTGTAGCCAGCGTCATCCCTTGCACGATCGTGCCCGCTAAGCAACTCGGGTCCCGCCTATCGGAGCTGAAACGCTACGGATCCGATAAAGATTACCGGGCTTCGGTTGTGGATTTTTTCGAGGCCCATGGGCCAAGAGGGTTTAGCGGTGGAGAAGGTGCTTTCCTGGTCTCTGACGTGAGCAAGCTAAGGTTTGCTGACGTGGATTTTGGGTGGGGCCCGGGTGTGTATGGTGGTCTCGCGAGATCAGGGACAACGGACATTCCTGGGATGGTGGCGTTTTTGGTGGGTTTTAAAAGGGAGGATGGGGTTGATGGTTTGCTAGCGTTGCTCTCGTTGCCTCGCGGGGCAGTGGATGCGTTCAAGGATGAAGTCCATAATGTGATCAACAGCTTTAAGATGAGATCTGGTCTTTAATTAAGATTAATCAGTATAAATGATGagctaataattaaataatttgtgaGTTTCTCAATTATATTAATCTCGGGTTAATATGTAATGCACACTAGTAGAGTCTTGTACTCTCTGTTGTTCTCCTGTTTGCTtacaataaatttgtgatttattcttttattttttaaaataatgcatcttgattaatatatatatgttgagttTGATAGTATTATACTATTGTTACTTAAGAAGTGGATGAATGAATTCAAATTGCCAGAAAGGCATCAAGATCAACATATGACTGATATGGAGATAATGCCAAAAGCATGAGAAGCTAGTatgaaactattttttaaagttGAGAAATTAATAAGAAGCATAAGGTAGCTAATATGCATGAACTACATGAATTATAGAAATCCAACGaccaatgtcaaaatataagccctagagttcaactatacccaaacatctacaaattagtcctccattaatggaagacaagtattcaagatacaaataataggaggagacatgaaatccatgaaaaccccttcTCAATTGCGTCGATGAAGAATTGCCGAAGAAACTCTAAATAGGCTTCCACGCACACCGCGAAGGTGAGGTTGACGGTTATGATCTTCAACCCCCTTGAATATTGAGCCAAATCCCTCTTGAAATTACTCCTTAGGTGCTGGAGATTCGTCTCTTATCTTCCCTAAATTCTCCTCCAATAATTGCCTAAAAGAAAGGAATTTGATggcctaaaaatcctcatcatgcTTATTTATACCCCGACTGCTTACAGGCTGCTTGCGGGCGTAAGGACGTGGCCGTAAGAAAGCTGGAGTAGATAGTCGCAAGTCTTACAGGACCACTTATTGCCGTAAGTCatatccgtaaggtcttctatttatGTTATAGTCTAGCTTACGACCGTAAAAGTTAGACCATAAACTTCACTGAGTTGCTTCTTGAGACTACCCTTATAGGCATATGCTGTGGTGATAAACTCTTCTGGATGGTCTTTATGGGCCAtgcccgtaaggtcctctgacTTGGCTTTGAATCCCCttttacgggcataagcatgcccacaagaAGTGGCGGAAGCAGAACTAAAATTAAGGGGgtgctgaatttaaattttaaatttttttaaatattaaatagttttgttaattcaaacttgagattataataatcaatattttaaaaatataaaatatatacccatcaaaaaaatttggtttatgtgtaaaacctctatcatatctacataattagcaATTAACTCAAttagttaaacactaaattaatAACTACTGCAATTACAAAACAACTTTAAACATATTCATATATaagtcaattattaaatataacaattattcaacaaataatctaatgaataaataaaattttcataacaattaatcacaacaagtatataacattttttcacaataattttcataaaacaaacaagaaaaaaaaaggataaatccctataatgaaaataaaacataaggaGATATTTGATGAAAgagaaaaaactcaccaatccaTGAGATatgcaatattttttattttagagattttgcgatagcaattgcattttttatgattatatttttatttttatttttatattaatatcctaaatattgataattatgtattgataagttcaatataaaaaaaaaatctatatataaagtttaaaaacaaaaatatttgaggatTTATATTTGGCTAGCCAAATTATTTACTATCACTCaccatcaaatttatttaatatagtaattttataatttttatttaatttattttaaataatatgaggtagaatataaaaaataaaaataaaaatagcatttttcatatgaattataatgattaatagtttaattatatatagggGGATGCTAAAGCACCCCCTTAACCCCCCTAACTCCACCAGGTGCGATAGGGTCGTCTGGAATTGACTCAAAACCGTAAAGTTGGCTGTAAGATGCCTGTAAGGCACCCGATTTAgccttgtctttgtttaaatgatGCCAAAAGAGCTCCAATTTCATCGTTTGAGGTCTGAAATGTTTCTTTttgctctctctcatcttgaagtgcTGCCGTAAGCAGGTTAATgcgaaacacactagatttagtaCTAAATTCCATAATATGAGTCTAATACATGCTGAATGAGTATACAAATTGGTATAAAATAAATGCATATTGCACACTCTTCAATTATctgctttttttaattgtaatatcCCTAAAATTGTTTTAAAGGTTTTAAATTAGAGAATGCATAGTTTTATAGACCACATATCCATACATATACTTTCTGCACATACAATTGGATTTGATTTAAGGCTTTTTAATCTATATTAGgctaataaaaattgaaaaccatGTATAGGTTATTACTTAGTAAAAGGTCTTCGAGCTAATGGTATtgattccattaaaaaaaatgtcataTGAGAATTTTTACTGTCCACAATTCAAAAAGCATAAGATGTAGTGATGCCAAAAAATATTCTTGATTTAAGGAGTGAATTTGTAATTTAATCCTTGTGTTCATTATGCAAGTGTGCATGAACCTTATGACCAATTTCTATTGGTGCATATAACTTTGATACATGGCTTGTCcactttataataataataaataataataaataataataaataaataaaggttgCTAGTACCAACAcatgttgaagttgatttgcCTGACTAGGAATGGGCATGGAGCGGGGACTCCCTGTCCTCCGTGGGAATCCGCCCCTTTTGGGGCAGGAAATCCCCGGTTCTCTCCCCCGCGGAGGTGggtatggaaaaaaaaattcctctaTCACTGTAGCGGGGTGGGGCCTGAGAGGGATCTCCCCgaaattctttatatatatatataatataaataaataatataatataataataaaaaaaattgaaaaaataccACCGATGaccatttcaaattttcaactcATATGACGGCTCATGTTGCTTTGTGCCTTAAGATTCACAACATTGACACTCAAAAACAATCACAACCCTTGGCTTAAATTTCACACAACTTTCACTTTCTTAATCTCTCACCAGCCTGGCAGGCATCACAAGACTcatcaaaatacaaaagtaaTAGAACCCTAATTTGAGTAAATTCTTCTGAAATCGCATCCAAGCCCCTGAATCCCTGATCTCCAAATCCTCAAAATCTTCTCATCTCTTCTCTATAATTTGATGTAATTCATCAAATGCTTTCACCGACTTCCAACAGAGTCCAGGCCACCTATTATTATTCTTCATCCTTATATGTTGTAGGTTATTGATTAATGGATTTTTTTGAAGCATTTATGAGCAGAGGgaccaaaaaaataagagaaaagaaaataaagggaCTAATTTAGATATTATACACACAAATgtaataattaagtttttttttttttaacaaaaaaaattacttcaatgGGTGGGTGGTTCAGAGATTTTAGAAAACTTGTGCAATGTATGTCAAAACGCACATTTATATATGTGCAAAATTCAGGGCATGGCAACTCGATGAGATTAATTCAGAGAAATATAAATGAGCTGGTATTtcaatttatgaaataatattATGACATTTTTTTAACTCATGAAATAAAATATCTGTGTAGCGGTAACCCAAGTTCAATCCCAGAAGCATGCGTGAGAAATTAACTCTACACATGTGGATGAAAACACATGCAGCGCAGGTTGAGGGATTAACTTTGCAAAGGTTACATATTtcggtaaaaaataaaatgtttccTAATTCTATTACAGTGAGAGTGATAACAGAATCCaaatataagagaaaaaaaaatgttctcaAGCACAACATTTCATTGCTTAATGATTATCTGTCAGGATTTCGGCAgttaaaatgtgaaaaaatcaTCAGCTTCCTTCTTCATCTGTGAGTTCGGAGATCACTTCATCCTGTgaaaaaaagcaatgaaaaattTCACATATACTTCTTTCTCCATTAAActtataattaacttataaaCAAAAGGAAACCTAAATGTGTACAGATGTTATAAGTCCAGTTATAACATGTTTTATAACATGTATAGATGTAATTCAGATGTTCATTGtcgaaataaaacaagaaatgaacttttaagttttttttttcagctgtttttttgtaaatttagaaCTTTGTAATCTTGTATAAACAGGTGAAACAGATAAGATAGGAACTCGAAGAAAGCATCAAACGAACTCTCAACTACGCGAGTGCGTACCAATTTTAATCAAGAAAAGATTCAGAAATGCAAGTGAGgggaaattttctttttttatcaacaCAACTTACCTCCATTTGCTTTCTTTGATTGACAGTTACACACTTTGAAGCACTGATGCTAGCACTCTTAAGCAAGCCCCGGGTGTTGTAGTTTGACATATATTGGCCATTTTCTATAGCCTCATCATGCTCTGAATCCTCACTTTTCTGTGACCTTGGAGGACTTTCAAGACTGGCTCGAGCGACTAAAGCTACGGTCTGCTCCTCAATATCACTATCTTTATATGCACATACCCTC belongs to Dioscorea cayenensis subsp. rotundata cultivar TDr96_F1 chromosome 17, TDr96_F1_v2_PseudoChromosome.rev07_lg8_w22 25.fasta, whole genome shotgun sequence and includes:
- the LOC120280463 gene encoding benzyl alcohol O-benzoyltransferase-like, whose translation is MAKLKFPVVIGEVELISPESPTPAEFKYLSNLDIQTGLLGHVPFIHYYISQHTSEQRDPVTVLRRALSKTLVHYYPLAGRLRPGHEKGKFLMDCCAEGVVFRAADADVTLEQLKTVSGGLRPPSPYLSKFLVDDVWGCHFITNSPLLRMQVTRLRCGGFVLAYTVNHCVCDPHGFYQFIRAVSEFAREPNRFGPTQQAVWSRELLRPCNRPKPSFPHLEYNMDPNPNDPAPESDFRNLTQISIFFTRSEILALKSHINGPKTTTHTAIIALLWRARTRVLGLKSETRLFIPIDTRGRHQPLLPVGYYGVASVIPCTIVPAKQLGSRLSELKRYGSDKDYRASVVDFFEAHGPRGFSGGEGAFLVSDVSKLRFADVDFGWGPGVYGGLARSGTTDIPGMVAFLVGFKREDGVDGLLALLSLPRGAVDAFKDEVHNVINSFKMRSGL